Proteins from a genomic interval of Dendropsophus ebraccatus isolate aDenEbr1 chromosome 6, aDenEbr1.pat, whole genome shotgun sequence:
- the UBXN2A gene encoding UBX domain-containing protein 2A, translating to MREADKTDAMKPQDRVFRMRGRSSERKRCDSFVNSLFEEANDAGVLNASPEDEAEVVIKMWKNGFTINDGQLRDYTDAVNRQFMDSMKKGELPPELHKTFAKKELSVNVEDRKGEEYLIRKKYVDPFSGQGYRLGSATPNVVTKAMNRDEQDLPTVQLNAKEPQTNIKIWLADGKRIVQKFNTTHRISDVRNFVERLPCKSERIPFTLATSFPLQDLLDEAVTIQEARLQNAVLVQRRQKTSEPFRDF from the exons ATGAGGGAAGCTGACAAGACTGACGCAATGAAGCCTCAAGACAG GGTTTTCAGGATGAGGGGGAGGAGCAGCGAGAGGAAGCGATGTGACTCCTTTGTGAACAGCTTGTTTGAAGAAGCAAATGACGCGGGCGTCCTTAATGCTTCTCCAGAAGACGAG GCAGAAGTTGTCATAAAGATGTGGAAAAATGGATTTACAATCAATGACGGCCAACTCAGGGACTATACAGATGCTGTGAATCGTCAGTTTATGGACTCCATGAAGAAGGG AGAGCTCCCCCCAGAGCTGCACAAGACATTTGCAAAGAAAGAATTGTCAGTGAATGTGGAAGACAGAAAAGGTGAAGAGTACCTGATCAGAAAGAAGTATGTGGATCCCTTCTCCGGCCAGGGTTACAGATTGGGAAG TGCAACCCCAAATGTAGTCACCAAAGCAATGAACAGGGATGAGCAGGATCTCCCGACGGTGCAGCTGAATGCCAAGGAACCTCAGACCAACATCAAGATCTGGCTCGCTGATGGCAAGAGGATAGTTCAGAAATTTAACACTACACACAG GATCAGTGATGTCAGGAATTTTGTAGAACGCCTCCCTTGTAAATCAGAGAGGATCCCCTTCACACTGGCGACCTCCTTCCCACTGCAGGATCTTTTGGATGAGGCGGTCACCATTCAGGAAGCTCGGCTGCAGAACGCTGTCCTGGTGCAGAGACGGCAGAAAACCTCAGAACCTTTCAGGGACTTCTAA